The Syngnathus acus chromosome 2, fSynAcu1.2, whole genome shotgun sequence genomic interval CTCAAATGTTGTTGAAAGCGCCTCGACATGAAACCAAGAgccccctttttgttttgcttttaccTTGACTCCGTGTCCCATATCATCCAGCAGGCTGTAGTCGATGGGCTTGCGGATGTAGCGCACCGGCCTCTCCTGATTGGCCGGCGCGATGATCTTGTGTGTGCGGGACGTGTTCTTGTTGGTGGTGAGGATGCCGATCTCCCGCCTGGCCACCTTCTCTTTGTGAATGTCCACCGTCTgaagacataaaaaaacatgcttgttaGTTTCTTCCTCCCAGAGGCTAATGCTAATTTCCCCACTAGCGTGTCGGTGGGACTTTAGCATTAGCGCTGACGCTGTTTTTAAAGCAAGGCttgttttgtgttgaaatGTCCAATCATGTGTgtaattatttgtgtgtgtgagcgcgtgcgtgcgtgtgagagagagagtttAAACTGATGAATgactagttttcaaaacagatgaataaaaatggttcaaatatttaaaaatgaaatattgaaattaaataattcagaataaaaattatttaaaaaaaaaaaaagaatggtaaaaattgctaacaatatctctatttttcaaaagtgaaatTTTGTTATTGACGTATGaattcgatgcacaatttgtcttcgcgggccaccaGAAATGAAgcggcgggccgtatctggcccccgggccttgacacGTGTGCACTAAAAGTGTCATTTAACAGTTGAAAGCACATTCGGGAAGGGCAGAATTATAAACCACCGTGTCACTTGGCTGATAAATCATCTCTCTATAAGCATGTTCAAATAGATTGCACGCTGTCAACAGGGCTTCTCTGTCGTATCTGTAATGTCCATGTCAGCAGCTCACGGCCCACCTGAGAAATGTGGTTGATAGAAGACTCCATGCGACGCAGCTGCGAGGCCTGAATGTCCAGCATCTGCAGCACATTGTTAGCCAGCGTGTTGATCAGGTAGGCCACGCTAGCCAGCGACTGAGTGGTGTAATTCTTGGTCTCCTCCAGCGCTCGCTCCTTATCTGGGGACTGGAAGAGGCAGTGGTGACATTTAATGAATGGTGTGGTAATGACACAAGatgaaagtgtgtgtttgctgttgcgctaatcccagctgactttgggctaAAGGCCTTGACTGATTGCTAGCTAATCACAGGGGGACATACAGACCAAATTATTAGCAGTCATGCCTCGAGAGACAATTTAGTCTTTAATGAACCTCCCATGCACCTAAGAGCTAAAAACATGATGCATAtttaaataagacaaataGAAATCTGAagtcatgggaaaaaaaatacagctttGTGAATCGACCCCAGTGTGCAGATTGAGATTCTCCAAAGACGTactgaagccttcaaaacttgTAGATGAcgtgtgcaaaacaaaactagGAAAGCCTGGTGACTTTATGAGCGAAATCAAAGTGGCAAATGGATCGTGGCTGACATGGAAATTCCACTTCCCTGCTGACATCGAGGGAATGGATTGAGAGCGGTAAAGGCTGTGAAACTGCCGTAACTCCACTATGACGACATTCTTCGCATcagaatgaaacaaaatcattttgtcacTGAGGGAAGTTGTCTAGAAAAATCTTGATTTATTACAGGAAGTTCAGCATGGCAGTGATTGTGTAGTCTTTTAGGGTGTGAAAAGCAGCACTCGCCTGTAAGGCAACCTGTCAGACCTGCTCTTCCAGgatttaagaaaaatattccCAAACGCTCATTTTGGTAACACACCCGTGACAAAATACCTTTCACTGTACAATAAATTGTCAAGCAAACAATTTAGATCACAAATGCCAAACGTCATCAACAAAAGGAGGTGAGGCTTAACAAACGTATCGTACAAAAAGGACGAAAATGTCACAAACGCCGCCATGCCACCTTGAAGTTGAAtgtaataaagaaatattaTACGAGTAACTAAGATGAAAATAGGCAACGTGAAAACACCCCTTAAAACGAATCGCTGTTTGAGCACAAGATCGTAAATCAGCCCACTGCCACGGCTATGACAAAATGTGTCGCCCAAAGATGATCAGATGTACACCCGATTTCTCGTCCTCTATCCACACAACTCACAGACAGCTCGCGATTGTATCGGAGATCCCAGTGATCAAATCAACTGATTATCAAGGCAATTTCAAACGTCGCAACCTGATGGACAGCTGCAAGCTATGTGGCTAGCACACTAGCCCACGGCGATTGGAAAAGTCGTAAAGGTGTTTTGTACCACGGGAGTGGCAATTATTTCGAGATCGTGTTAGTTAAACACACGCCGGGACAACGAGAAAGAGCTCGTGACATCGGCACACTGTTGTTGGCTCTGATTTGAGCTTGGCTAACACCGCATCCCGTCGAAAGCACACTAGCAACAGCTACTCGAGCAGCGAACTGTAGCGCATGCGAATAGCCTTTAAGAAAAACGTGTTCACATACCGGAAAATGCTTACCTGGACATAGTTGCTCTCGCAATATTCGGCGACTCTTTCCAAATTAGTAAAACTATCCAGCAGAGCGCTGCGACCTGCTGGAATCTCCTCTTCCAAAAGCATTTGTAGCTCCGCCATTTTCACATCTTTGGCGAGGCAGCGTGGTCTCACTGGCGCCGCTACGGTTGCGTGCGGTACTGCAAGTATGGGGTGGACAATCCTGTACTGTGTCTGAACTCCACACATTGTAAGACGGTCGATTTTGATCTTTTTAAAGTTATCATTTGGTTGCATTACAATGACACAAATTCTCGGTTGAGCTGAACAAAGTGGCTGGGGGAAGAGAGGGAAGTTTTCATAAATTGCTGCTTCTGCAACCCGACTTTGGTTAAGTGGAAGAAGATGATCGGATCGTGGATGGAGGAATGTTTTCGCCTGATGTTGTGTCAAAACGTGTAATTTTAATTTCAGATACTAAAGATACGACTATACTAAAGAAAAACTACGTTACGTCTCCCCCTTTCTGCGGGAGAGAGGTATATGCCACTACGGccacaaaaatcttttttcatttgtaaatgtaaatcccataattcattaaattaatCTGTACGCAGTGTTAGTTTATCcaatgtgcatgtttttctgCACAAGGCAGCATTTATGtgccacccccccccaaaaaaaacaattctacaTGGTTTTCTATTGGCGTAACATACAAGTCAatggcgccctcttgtggagtTTTCCTATAAAGAAGAAATGCGAAAGGTCGTGTGTAAAATCTGTAAACAAAGCATTTACACATTTACATTTactgaaatgatttttttaaatcccagGATTTTAAATTTTTAGTACACCATTCCTGTATTCTGAAAAGTCAAaggaaaaaatgtgaaaatacgATGAACCACGCATATCACAACTCAGTGGAGATGCAACTGTACAAGTTGATCAGAGCCGCTGCCAATCAAAAAATCTACAAACGACTAAGTTGAACTTCTCCTGCTGACAGTGATCCAGGTTTCTTCCTTTGGTGCTGAAACCAGCTCGGATTTGACCTCCAGGACTTGACCCTCCAACTGACGAAGCCTCATCCGCCGCACTAATGTGCTGAGCATGACGGTAGCTATCGTGTACGCAAATCTGTCAGGAAAACGCAAACAACTCAAATTTCAGACTGTTCCACTTGAtgtatcttttttcttttctttgacgGCAATCATTACCTAAGTTCTGGGCACGTCTGATTTCCAGAGAAACCAAGCAGAGAGAAAGTCTTTCTGCTTGAATCTTCCTCAAACCGATCTGGGttaaatctgaaaataaatcCGATTGTATCGTAAATATGTCATCCTGAAGTGGTATAATAAACAAACCTTCTTGCAGCGCTCCAGGTGTTGGAATCTTGCAGTACTACACCCAAAGCATAGATCACCAGTGTCTGAAATATAACAGCAGATTAATGTTGTATGACATGAACATCAGGAAAGCAAATAATATACTGCACCTCTTTGGGGATGACGTGCTGATCAACTTTTCCATCCAATGCCTGAAGTCGGGCAGCAACGGGAGTCAACTTTGCAGTTCTCACCGTCTCGTTCAACACCTCCTGGCAGTATCTGCTCCATGACAGAAAATGTGACAACAAATAGGAAGCGGACAAATGAATCGTTACGCTGATGATGAGACGTTTACTTGAGCTGAGGGATCTTGTCTAAGGTAATAGGATCGGAACCCAAAACCTCTTCCAGCTCCTGATACAACCTATCCTGGACTTCTTCCGAGGTGGACAGGAAGTGAAGAACCCAGATACACACTGCCAAAGGACAAAAGTGACtctcttgatttatttttttttttttgcatgacatGCAATGCGATGCAACACGCACGGTTGGCGGTGATGACGCATCCGGCCAAAGTGAACACCATACAGTCCTCCATGATCTGAAATAAAAAGTTTGtgcaaattatttattatttatgtatatatataaaaaaaaaaaaaagagtcctTGGATGTGTACTCACCTGTCGCTCTGTGAGAGACGACTTTTGCAGCATGTCCACAAACACCATCTGCCTCTTATTGGCTTTTCTCTCCTTGGCCACAGACAGCAACACGGACTCCATCTCCGTCAGCgctaaaaatacacatttatttgtacaAAGTGGCACATCTATTGAGTTTTTGTATCCGTTCGTCTGTCCGTCTACAATCGAGTCATTTGGAAAACTAAGCCCAATGTGGAGCGACACCTGTCTCATAGAGCGTCTTTCGGCTGGAGCTCTTCTCCTGGGCGCCGTCCAAGTAACCTTTCCCAATTTCAGACCAGATCTGCcgggataaaaacaaaacaaaaaaattgtttctttGTGGACTCCGAGGCGGTTTCAGCTGGACTTCGCACCGCGTCGTGATTCTTGCGGAAGGAAATGACTTGGGCGTCTTCGCCGAAGCGCTCGCCGAGAGCGAGCTGGGTGACGGTCTTCATGGAGAGACCCAACAGGTGGGCACATAGTGGGATGTGTTGACCCTCTGGGAAAGACACCCACTTTCCAACCAACTCCTCAATTAACTGGCAAACACAAGATGGAGAAATTGGCACCGTGACGAGCGTCGAGATGTTGGTCTGTTTTGAAAACCGCACCTTGAGAACCAAAGAAAAGTTTTTCTTGAGCGTCTCATTGATGGCGTTGTCATACATCTTTTTTCTGATGACGGCTTCGGTGACCCCTTCGCCCGATTGGTAACCGAGTAACGACTTCAGCATCGTCTCAAAGGAGTCAGCTGTGGGAAGCGGAGGAAACCCCAAAATGAAGAACAAATCTGTCATTCTTACATGTTTGCACTGGTCACACCTACTTGTGTGGTTGGGGTTGATGTGTTGCCGCAGCTGGTCGACAGATCCCAGGCTAACCACCAGCCGCCGACCAAACCAGAATGAAGCCACAGAGCCAAACTCCTCGTGTAAAGCCACCAGGAATTCATGTAGACCGCCTCGGTTCACAATGTCTTGCAGGTTGCCATCCCTAAAAGCACCACAGCCAGAGGCACACGCTCACTGCTTTCAACGGCACTCGTGGATTTGAAAACTTGAATTTGATTGAGATATGAAAGTAGCAGAGTAATGAATAATAGAACATGCAAGTTGCTTACTTCTCATCGGAGGGATTGAGACCAGGGATGTCGGAGGATCTTCTGGATGACTGAAAACCGCAAGCAattagatttatttatattcatcACATGAACtcaaagaaacacacacagacatgttttttttttaactttaaaggGCATTATATAAttctttcagtttttttttttaatctgtcagTCGGATGATCAATGATTCTCAAAGTGTGCTACccgggctccctctagtggtatgcaAAAGAATCGCTAGTTGAGTACAGTTTAATTGTGTTTAACTTTAAAAGCCCAACTACATGTACAtgtaataaaaacaactaatACACATTCAATATGATCAATATGTAGTTttcccatattgtattttaatattaattattaaattatattaattatattaatattgGTCATTATCATTGTAATTAGTGTAAAATATTTGAGAGCCACTCTAGGCCTGTATAGAATTTTGcaatttaattattaattccCATTCGGAAGTTTATGCAAAAGAATTACGTTTCGCGAATGGTAAAGAGTACAAAGGGAATCGGTTTAACGTGGCACGCCTTAACTATCATTCAGGGGAAATGTTGAAATGCTTGGCTGTGAATTTTAAATTGGTAATGTAGATGTTAAGTGTGCAGATGATATATAACGCACACTCGTGCAGTACATACACAACAAAGCCTCATAGCGAACTTTCAGTTCATTTACGGGTAACTTACCGGGTACAAATACACAACTGCTCCAACCAAAACGACAATAAATGTCACAGCAAATATTGCAAAGTCCAGCATGACTGTTCCCTTCTAATAGCACTATTTGAGGCCGACTCTTAAGAGAAATCAGACTCCCACGTCGACAGTGTACGAGTCGATCTGTGTTCGATTGGACAAGCCTGAGATTGGAATGTAAAGGGACGACTAATCTATTTCAGAGAGCATCGATTCCACAGATCCATAACTAGATTATCACTACcgtaatttatatttatttaatttattgtttattatttttatgattatttatttttatttattaatttacatCATCATACAAATTTATATCAACTTCCCGTATTTAACATTCAAtgaaattgtttaaaaaattcattttatgaAATTCATAATGTACAGGCTAATTTTCACCTTTTAATTAAATTGCGCTATACAGATTATAAATCACAACCATGGAAAAAGCTTTACAATGAATTACTTTGCTCTCATTTTTCCATCACAAAACCTGGAATACGAACaggggtgtgcagacttttaATACCCACTTTACAAAATAAGATCCATTAAAAATCATTATTCCTCCCAGTTTACATGTTCAAAAGGTATACAAGGAGGTAAAAACGTATATTGTCCTACCCCTTAAATGCAAAATCTTGAATGGATAAAATAGTATTCAGAAGCAACCACAGTTACAAAGCAAGAACAAATAAATCTGAAACACATTCAGatttatttgtataaatacggagcaaaaaattgacaaaggTTGTACAGTCTGTAATAATCAGGCGCTCATTTCCgatttctcctcttccttggGGGGTTCAATTTGCATGGCCATCAAATAGTctgaggaagaaaaacacaatgagACCAATCCATACAATAACAACACCGGATCTTCTCAATGACATACTTTCGGTGTAGTCGGTCGCTGGTCGGATGGAGATGAAGATCCAGGCTAGGCCCACCAGCAGCGCCACCACGAGGTTGACTGTCACCCATGGGTGGAGAATTTGATGCTCGGACCCCGGTCGCCTTGAGAAGAACAAGATCATTAGCATAACAGTCAATATTCTGTTTTGTACATTTCCGGCAGACTTTGTTCAGATAAATGACCATGAAGAAAAGACTCCATGTTGCAATTCAAGGTACTTTACCATAGCGTTGCGTTGTTGTCTGGGTACAGATTGATGCGGTCACTTGTCATTTGGAGGCTAAGGGAGAGCACCAATGCTGAGAAATACACTGCAGTGTTGAAAAGAACCGGGAAGCAGAGAAGTtgttaaaaaagcaaataaaaaaaacaaaaaacaaccaagGGCCAAGTACTCACAGAAGGAAGCGAGAGCCACTGGGTCCAGTGTGACCAGCTCCTGCAGTGCCATGGAGCTCTTTGCCAGGTTGACTCTACACcgacaaatgtcatttttacttCAATCAGGCGTTTATATAAGTTATATACTGTACTTTCCCAAAATAATGACCCATGTTATGTTTTCACACAAAAATTAATGATTTCCTAAGCAATTTAACTCAAAATCAGAAAAAACAGCtagaatgtttaaaaaaaaaaaaaaaaaaagttggtagGGTGGACAACAATAAGCTTCATGAATTAAATGAAAGCAAGAGTAAAAACGGGCTGGCCTCGGTACCTGTCAAAAGCAGCCACGGTGCTGATGGCCAGCAGCATGTAAAGCAGACACTGTGACGGGTAAGCCAGGCAGTGGTATTGCTCCAGCAGGTTGGACCAAGCCGTGAGGTGCTGGCCAGCTAACACGAACACCACCACGATGTTCCACACGGCAAATCCTGCCAGGAAGCCGTGACAGTAGAGAGCGAAAATCCTGagtcggacaaaaaaaaaaggacaattttATGTTGAAGAAGACACACCTGAAcaacaagcaagcaagcaaataaatacataaataaaaataaataaataaaaatatagataaataaataaataaataactttcttttttttttaaaacagccCGATTATCTCGTACAAATAGGCAAACCAAGTGTGAAAAATCACAGGTAGCAATTCTAACGATCCAGTGCGATGAAGTTTCACCTGAAGTTCTTGTGCACCTTGATAGAAACATCTCTGGTGGTCAGGCGCGTTTGCATGGGCTGGAAGTcgttgaggttttccatctgCTCACTGGTCTTCCTCCATTCTGATCGGTCTGCTGCCTGGAAGCGCTCTGGACAATAGTAAGTACAGTTTCTGTACTTTATTTGGGTTTTTGGAGAAGGAAGAAACCCGCCAAATGAATATTCCATCACTCACTGCTGCGCTCCACAAAGACCTTTCCGACGGGCTGACTCTGTCCTTGCGGGGCAGAGAAGAGGGAATGCTGCGGTATATAGCAAGGCATGtcggtgatgatgtcatcctcTTCCACATCCAATTCATCAGGAATCGACGACTCGGCAACTTTGGACTTCCTGAAACGAGCAGTCGCATAAATGACGCCCGTTCAAATTGATCCGAATGAAGATTCTTACTTCTTCCTTTTGGGTTTTTTAACTTGTTCTTCATCAGTAGTCTGATCCATCGTGTCTCCATTCACCAGATCAGCTTGGTCATCTTCATGATCTCAAagtggaaatgaaaataaaagctcGTTTAGGATCTGGTATTGTGTTTTGGGCTGGATGACACGGTTTGAAAATCATCTGACTTTACCTAGAGTCGctgctgtctttttcttcttcctcttcctctgagGGGGTCCACCCGTCATTGTCTCAACTGAAAGACGGTCATTCACCTCAGAGGTCCTTCTGCTGCCCCGGCCTTCCATCTCCATTTCCTGATCTGGAAAAGGACGCAAACCAGTTCCCAGCGCAAATTCGTTTCCAGTCAATGTGAGCACGGTGAAGACAATCGTACCGTCGCCATCCGCTGCTCCATCCGCCTCTTTTCTCACcactctcttcttcttctgcttggCCGCTTCTGTTATATCGGCAAGGTTAAGTCGAGCTCAAGCTATTTCTGATTTTCTACCGATTCGTTACTCACCGGTTGATTCTCCACTTCAGTGTCCACATATAAGAGAAAAAGAAGTCATATAAAGATGTTTTTAGTTTTGAAAAACGGGCTAACCTACCTTGGCCCTGAGAGAAGGCCCCTTTGTCCCCTCTAAAGAAAGGGAGAGAAACACAAGTCACTCATGTGATTTATTATAGGATCAATTATTGTCACAGCGGATGACAAGAACAAGGAAGATACTTCACCGGAGTCTTTCTGGCCATTCCACACAAGAATCAAGCACGAGTGGAGTGAAGCTGTACATTACGTCCTGTTGTTAAATCCTTAGCTAAATCTGTGGTCATGCATCTGCCAGGAGTAAGGATTACTCAGGGCACAGGTCAAAGCCTGTCCTGCTCTGAGTGAGTGTGGAAGGTTAATGTATAGTAAAAGACGAAACTATAATGCGATTTTGATCTTTCCATTGTATAATAATCAGGGATGAAAGTGATAAGTTAAAAAAGTAGCCAGGGGCATTGTAGGGTGGCCCTGAGATTGTGCAGACTGCATGAATCCAGCAGAAAATGGGAAAGATTAATGCATGCATACAATAAAGGATATTAAGTCGCTGATTTTGAAGTTAAGTTAGTAATCTTGATACTGACCTGTGGTAGAGGCGGGAGCTCCCGAGGTCGAGTTTTCTGCAAAGGTAAACACACGTTTACGCATCGTGATTGGACcgtattgtaaaatatttcaaccTTATTGACTTGCTTAGCTCaagagtaaataaaataaaataaataaaaacgtttGTAATTTCGCGAACAAGCATGCATTGAATGCAAATGCGGGGTTACTTCTAAATAGGAGCGTTAGTTACCTTGGAGAGTTCGCTGTCCATGTTTCGGTCAAATTTCCCGAAATAAAcgtattttcaaattcataaTCAGATCCAGTGTCAATTGAAAACATTACATggagtatttgttttgtttttgtttattttgcttgcCACATTGAGGCACCGCTACCCACCGCCCGAACCGGAAGTAGTTAGTGCTGTTGGAACAACTAGCTTCcggtgttgtcaaaataaaagctcaaGAGCCAGTCAGACTTGACAAGTTTTATTAGTGTCTCAAAGAGTTCATTCTTTCGAAGTACCAAATCGGTCATAATTTAAGCTTCACAACAATGTAAACAATTTTTGATCAACAATTTTAACGTGTTTTGGCATGCATTGCACGCAGTGACCCCTTTTAAAATACGACatgaacaataaaaacaaaagcattgaATAACAAATGACCTCACAGTCTAAATTGTAAACATTGAACAGAAAagccatgttttttgttgtagAGACAAGTCAAGGAGCTATCTAATTGGACTGAAACATTATTATGCATGCAATTTTGTCGACGAGTCTGCGGTGGGTCGTATCCAGTCGGTGGGGACCCACTGCGGCTCATCCTGCGCTTTCCTAACGGCGGCCAGCAACTGGACGCAGGACTCCTGCAAGTCGTTGTTGACGATCACACAATCAAAAAACTGCGAGTAGTGGGTCTCGAGCTTGCGGGCAGCCTCCTCCATCTCCTGGAAGTCTTCATCCTA includes:
- the LOC119132351 gene encoding cytochrome P450 20A1, producing MLDFAIFAVTFIVVLVGAVVYLYPSSRRSSDIPGLNPSDEKDGNLQDIVNRGGLHEFLVALHEEFGSVASFWFGRRLVVSLGSVDQLRQHINPNHTTDSFETMLKSLLGYQSGEGVTEAVIRKKMYDNAINETLKKNFSLVLKLIEELVGKWVSFPEGQHIPLCAHLLGLSMKTVTQLALGERFGEDAQVISFRKNHDAIWSEIGKGYLDGAQEKSSSRKTLYETALTEMESVLLSVAKERKANKRQMVFVDMLQKSSLTERQIMEDCMVFTLAGCVITANLCIWVLHFLSTSEEVQDRLYQELEEVLGSDPITLDKIPQLKYCQEVLNETVRTAKLTPVAARLQALDGKVDQHVIPKETLVIYALGVVLQDSNTWSAARRFNPDRFEEDSSRKTFSLLGFSGNQTCPELRFAYTIATVMLSTLVRRMRLRQLEGQVLEVKSELVSAPKEETWITVSRRSST
- the tmem237b gene encoding transmembrane protein 237B — protein: MDSELSKKTRPRELPPLPQRGQRGLLSGPSGESTEAAKQKKKRVVRKEADGAADGDDQEMEMEGRGSRRTSEVNDRLSVETMTGGPPQRKRKKKKTAATLDHEDDQADLVNGDTMDQTTDEEQVKKPKRKKKSKVAESSIPDELDVEEDDIITDMPCYIPQHSLFSAPQGQSQPVGKVFVERSKRFQAADRSEWRKTSEQMENLNDFQPMQTRLTTRDVSIKVHKNFRIFALYCHGFLAGFAVWNIVVVFVLAGQHLTAWSNLLEQYHCLAYPSQCLLYMLLAISTVAAFDRVNLAKSSMALQELVTLDPVALASFLYFSALVLSLSLQMTSDRINLYPDNNATLWRPGSEHQILHPWVTVNLVVALLVGLAWIFISIRPATDYTENYLMAMQIEPPKEEEKSEMSA